A single region of the Brassica rapa cultivar Chiifu-401-42 chromosome A03, CAAS_Brap_v3.01, whole genome shotgun sequence genome encodes:
- the LOC103862500 gene encoding elongation of fatty acids protein 3-like, which translates to MSTALISSLTYYLSEHPYIVGFRWGHSQSWGSTWCFLITSIFLYIAVSSSLHILLSAFLRRNRSVPLGHIPDIHSLLMSILSATIFAGILLSAAAEIRDTRWFWRRSKTATPLQWLLCFPLGTRASGRVFFWSYVYYLTRFLHMLRTVFAVFRRRRLAVSQLFCNSAMAFTSFLWLEFSQSYQVLAILSTTLVYSVVYGYRFWTGFGLPGSTFPSLVVNCQLLLVVCNLVSHAGVLAMHLIKGGCNGIGAWGLNSVLNGASLLLFLNFYMRMHSPLRRHIINTSPELEPSNAKELTFED; encoded by the coding sequence ATGTCCACGGCTCTGATTAGCTCTCTCACCTACTACCTCTCCGAACATCCATACATCGTCGGGTTCCGCTGGGGCCACAGCCAATCATGGGGCTCCACGTGGTGTTTTCTCATCACCTCCATCTTTCTCTACATCGCCGTCTCCTCCTCCCTCCACATCCTCCTCTCCGCCTTCCTCCGCCGTAACCGCTCCGTTCCGTTAGGCCACATCCCAGACATCCACAGCCTTCTCATGTCGATCCTCTCCGCCACCATTTTCGCCGGAATCCTCCTCTCCGCCGCCGCGGAGATCCGTGACACACGGTGGTTCTGGCGCCGGAGCAAAACCGCCACTCCTCTCCAGTGGCTCCTCTGCTTCCCGCTCGGTACGCGCGCCTCCGGTCGCGTCTTCTTCTGGTCCTACGTGTATTACCTCACGCGGTTTCTCCACATGCTCCGCACGGTCTTCGCCGTCTTCCGTCGCCGGAGACTCGCCGTGTCTCAGCTCTTCTGCAACTCTGCCATGGCGTTCACGTCTTTCCTCTGGCTCGAGTTCTCGCAGTCGTACCAGGTTCTAGCCATTCTGTCGACGACGCTGGTTTACTCTGTGGTTTACGGTTATAGATTCTGGACCGGGTTTGGTTTACCCGGTTCGACATTTCCTTCGTTGGTGGTGAATTGTCAGCTGCTTCTCGTGGTTTGTAATCTCGTGTCCCACGCTGGGGTTCTTGCGATGCACCTCATTAAAGGCGGATGCAATGGGATCGGCGCGTGGGGTTTAAACTCTGTCCTCAACGGTGCGAGTTTGTTgctttttcttaatttttacaTGAGAATGCATTCGCCGTTGCGACGTCATATTATCAACACTTCGCCGGAACTTGAACCTAGTAATGCAAAAGAATTAACTTTCGAGGATTAG
- the LOC103862499 gene encoding calcium uniporter protein 1, mitochondrial-like, whose product MGEVTKSIEGLLSLPQIRNPNDPRIKDLKELEAIKKAIDQKSHSSVRRELQAGLGYMILQTALFMRLTFWELTWTLWSQYVFMSHLYTSWPVTPFLLRTSKEPSFEGFYQSRFESKQRKLMEAQNFDVGRYDELKKLFYPKPSSAAVSKILGSIQN is encoded by the exons ATGGGTGAG GTAACCAAGTCCATCGAGGGCCTGCTTTCTTTACCACAGATCCGTAACCCAAACGACCCAAGAATAAAGGATCTAAAAGAGCTTGAAGCCATAAAGAAGGCCATTGACCAGAAATCACATTCCTCGGTGAGAAGAGAGCTTCAGGCTGGTCTTGGTTACATGATCCTCCAGACCGCATTGTTCATGAGGCTAACCTTCTGGGAACTCACATGGACGTTATGGAGCCAATATGTTTTTATGTCACATCTATATACTTCATGGCCGGTTACTCCTTTTTTACTCAGGACCTCGAAAGAGCCTTCCTTTGAAGGGTTTTACCAAAGCAGGTTCGAGTCTAAACAGAGGAAACTGATGGAGGCTCAAAATTTTGATGTTGGGAGGTATGATGAGCTGAAGAAGCTGTTTTATCCAAAACCTTCTTCAGCTGCTGTTTCCAAGATTCTTGGAAGTATACAGAATTAA